Proteins from a genomic interval of Trichocoleus sp.:
- a CDS encoding MBL fold metallo-hydrolase yields MANSQQQFTVRFWGVRGSIACPGSSTVRYGGNTSCIEMRVGGKILVFDGGTGLRVLGQTLLREMPLEGHLFFTHSHWDHIQGFPFFVPAFVKANRFHIYGTIAPNGSTIEQRLNDQMLHPNFPVPLQIMGADLKFRDIEIGETVDLGDVVVESALLNHPGEAVGYRVNWNGYAAAYITDTEHFPDRLDENVLLLARNADVMIYDATYTDAEYYSEKASKVGWGHSTWQEAVKVAKAARVKKLVIFHHDPLHDDDFMDQIRDDTALAFPNSVVAWEGLEIDVLNVMPAVSPAALEANQVSA; encoded by the coding sequence TTGCCTGTCCTGGCTCCAGCACCGTGCGCTATGGCGGGAACACTTCCTGTATTGAAATGCGCGTTGGGGGAAAAATTCTGGTGTTCGACGGCGGAACCGGGTTAAGAGTCTTAGGACAGACCCTACTGCGAGAGATGCCGCTGGAAGGACATTTATTCTTCACGCATTCGCACTGGGATCACATCCAAGGTTTTCCCTTTTTTGTCCCTGCTTTCGTCAAAGCAAACCGCTTTCATATCTATGGCACGATCGCCCCAAACGGCTCAACGATCGAGCAACGTCTCAATGACCAGATGCTGCACCCGAACTTCCCAGTGCCGCTACAAATTATGGGGGCTGATCTAAAGTTTCGCGATATCGAAATTGGTGAAACAGTCGATTTGGGGGATGTTGTCGTTGAGAGCGCCCTGCTAAATCATCCGGGTGAAGCAGTTGGGTATCGGGTGAACTGGAACGGCTATGCTGCTGCTTATATTACGGACACAGAGCATTTCCCCGATCGCCTGGATGAAAATGTCTTGTTGCTGGCTCGTAATGCCGATGTGATGATCTACGACGCCACCTATACTGACGCTGAATATTACTCTGAAAAAGCAAGCAAGGTGGGTTGGGGGCATTCCACTTGGCAGGAAGCGGTAAAAGTTGCTAAGGCAGCCAGAGTGAAAAAGCTGGTAATTTTCCATCATGACCCCCTGCATGATGATGATTTTATGGATCAGATCCGGGATGATACAGCGTTGGCGTTCCCTAACAGTGTCGTTGCTTGGGAAGGTTTAGAAATTGATGTTTTGAACGTTATGCCTGCTGTTTCCCCTGCTGCACTCGAAGCCAACCAAGTCTCTGCCTGA
- a CDS encoding bifunctional riboflavin kinase/FAD synthetase yields MWITSSLTTVKTPTSVALGNFDGVHRGHQQVIEPILTDASGIRFGTDERISPPNSQHSTVVTFRPHPREFFTGEHRSLLTPLEEKITVLRSLGVEQLVLLPFNEAVANLTPEGFVRSILVNQLQVERISVGQDFCFGRHRSGTAVDLQTIAAQYQIPVEIVPLHLCEGERISSSAIREALSSGDLERANRLLGRPYLLVGQVVQGQQLGRTIGFPTANLKLPSEKFVPRTGVYSVWVSCPTVTSGQMIRGVMNIGYRPTVEGKQQTIEVHLLDWSGDLYGQTLSVSLDSFLRPEQKFASLDELKAQIQKDCAAAQMTLATTNLPG; encoded by the coding sequence GTGTGGATTACTTCATCACTAACGACGGTTAAAACTCCGACTTCTGTTGCTCTAGGGAACTTTGATGGCGTTCACCGAGGGCATCAGCAAGTTATTGAGCCGATTTTGACGGATGCTTCTGGGATTCGATTTGGCACAGACGAACGTATCTCACCCCCTAATTCCCAACATTCAACGGTTGTCACGTTCCGTCCTCATCCCCGCGAATTTTTTACTGGCGAGCATCGATCGTTGCTAACCCCACTAGAAGAAAAAATTACTGTACTTCGATCGCTTGGCGTCGAACAGCTTGTTTTACTCCCCTTTAATGAAGCTGTAGCAAATCTCACGCCAGAAGGATTTGTTCGATCGATTCTAGTCAATCAGCTACAAGTTGAGCGGATTAGCGTTGGGCAAGATTTTTGCTTTGGACGACATCGATCGGGAACAGCAGTTGATTTACAAACCATTGCAGCTCAATATCAGATTCCTGTGGAAATTGTGCCATTGCATCTTTGTGAGGGTGAACGAATCAGCAGTTCTGCTATCCGAGAGGCTTTGAGCAGTGGAGATTTGGAACGCGCCAATCGGCTATTGGGCAGACCCTATCTGTTGGTTGGGCAGGTGGTTCAGGGACAGCAGCTTGGACGGACGATCGGGTTTCCTACTGCAAATCTCAAATTGCCCAGTGAGAAGTTTGTCCCTCGGACAGGCGTTTATAGCGTTTGGGTGTCTTGTCCAACAGTCACTTCAGGGCAAATGATTCGAGGCGTGATGAACATTGGCTATCGTCCTACGGTTGAAGGAAAGCAACAGACGATTGAGGTTCATTTGCTAGACTGGTCAGGCGATTTGTATGGGCAGACTTTAAGCGTCAGTCTGGATAGTTTTTTGCGTCCAGAACAGAAGTTTGCCTCACTCGACGAACTCAAAGCGCAAATTCAGAAAGATTGTGCAGCCGCTCAAATGACTTTAGCAACCACAAATTTGCCGGGATAA
- a CDS encoding DUF393 domain-containing protein — translation MPPSPSSPASAEIAQSPICPTWQIKLLYDGQCPLCMREVNFLRKRDADRGRVAFVDIAADDYNPDANGGVSFKAAMGRIHAVLPDGTILRNVAVFRRVYEVLGMGWVYAATKLPLIGAFVDTVYGLWADKRLALTGRANLATLVADRQRRLTCSEERCRLNENDPDDK, via the coding sequence ATGCCTCCTTCGCCCTCCTCTCCTGCATCTGCTGAAATTGCCCAATCACCGATTTGTCCGACCTGGCAAATTAAACTCCTATATGACGGTCAATGTCCGCTCTGTATGCGAGAAGTGAACTTTTTGCGAAAACGAGACGCCGATCGAGGGCGAGTTGCTTTTGTTGATATTGCCGCAGATGACTACAACCCAGATGCAAACGGGGGCGTTTCCTTTAAGGCAGCAATGGGTCGGATTCATGCTGTCTTACCTGATGGAACGATTCTCAGAAATGTGGCAGTGTTTCGCCGAGTCTATGAAGTCTTGGGTATGGGTTGGGTTTACGCAGCGACCAAGCTACCGCTGATTGGTGCTTTCGTTGATACAGTCTATGGGCTGTGGGCTGACAAACGGCTGGCACTCACCGGACGAGCGAATTTAGCGACCCTCGTTGCCGATCGCCAGAGACGGCTCACCTGTTCAGAAGAGCGCTGTCGCCTGAATGAAAATGACCCGGATGATAAATGA